The Pelagicoccus albus genome includes the window GGGCTTTGGCTACCATGTTAGGTGTTCTACCGACCCAATACTTGACGAGGCGTTTCGAAAAGAGGTCGCTCTACATCTTTTTCATGTTGGCCCAAGGCGTATCGATCGCGGCGATCTACTTTGTTCCAGGATCTAACTACAACATGATTCTTGTTCTGCATTTGCTGGCTAGTTTCTTCGCGGGACCTGGGCCAGTCATCGTATTTTCCATGTACGCCGATGTGGCGGACTATTCAGAATGGAAAACCTCTCGCCGGGCCACTGGGCTTATTATTGCCACGATTCTATTTGCCATCAAGGGTGGTCTTTGGATCGGGGGACAGCTCAATACAGGGGTTCTCTACCTGATTGACTATTCGAAGGAGACCGCCACGCAGCCGGATGTTCTGAACGGAATCGCGGTCTTGTTCACTTGGATCCCTGGTATCTTGTCGGCTCTGGCTGGGATTATTCTCCTCAAATACGCGATTTCCGATGCGCTAATGCGGAAGATCCAGACAGAGCTCGAAGAGCGTAAGGCGGGGACGGTTTAGAGAATTACGCCGAGCCATTTGATTGTAGCCCGCTTCCAATCCATGCTCGCGTACATGGGAGGGCGGGCTTCATTGTGGGTGGACCATGAGCAAGAAGATCAAGGTTTTGGTTTGGAACGAATTTATCCACGAGCAAAAGCTCGATGTCGTCAAAGAGATCTACCCGCAGGGGATGCATCAGACCATCGCAGATGGGCTGGCATCCCTCGACGAGACAGGTGAGCTCGAAATCGCCACCGCCACCCTTCAGGAGCCTGAGCACGGTTTGACGGAGAGCCGGCTTGCGGAGACGGACGTTCTCTTTTGGTGGGGGCATTGCGCTCACGGAGACGTGCAGGACGAAATTGTCGACCGCGTACAACAGCGAGTGCTGGAAGGGATGGGACTCGTCGTTTTGCACTCAGGCCATTTTTCCAAAGTATTTAAGCGACTGCTTGGAACCTCATGCGCTCTCAAATGGCGGGAAGCGGGTGAGCGCGAACGACTTTGGGTGACTAATCCCGGGCATCCCATCGCTCAAGGCTTGGGCCCTTGTATCGAATTGGAAAATACGGAAATGTACGGCGAACCGTTCGGAATTCCCGAGCCGGAGGAACAGGTTTTCATTTCATGGTTCGAAGGGGGCGAAGTTTTTCGTTCTGGATGTTGCTGGCGTCGGGGAAGCGGAAAGATCTTCTATTTTCGCCCCGGACACGAAACGTATCCGATCTACCACAACAAGGATGTACAGCAGGTACTCTTTAACGCTTGCAAATGGGCGTACAATCCCTGCTCTTGGAAAGGTGTTTCTGAGGCCCCAAACGTTAGCATCGAGA containing:
- a CDS encoding ThuA domain-containing protein is translated as MSKKIKVLVWNEFIHEQKLDVVKEIYPQGMHQTIADGLASLDETGELEIATATLQEPEHGLTESRLAETDVLFWWGHCAHGDVQDEIVDRVQQRVLEGMGLVVLHSGHFSKVFKRLLGTSCALKWREAGERERLWVTNPGHPIAQGLGPCIELENTEMYGEPFGIPEPEEQVFISWFEGGEVFRSGCCWRRGSGKIFYFRPGHETYPIYHNKDVQQVLFNACKWAYNPCSWKGVSEAPNVSIENTLEKIQAKSGGIHEEGQEGFR